A genomic stretch from Acetomicrobium sp. S15 = DSM 107314 includes:
- the aspS gene encoding aspartate--tRNA ligase: protein MAFQYQFDRQWKRTVYCGSICEAHCDKEVVINGWVRRRRDLGGLVFLEMWDHTGLVQVIFDPEASPEVFERTKGLRAEYVLAIRGKVRRRPPGTENPKLATGMWEVEARDFSLLSPAALPPFDMNEVDKVDENLRLRFRYLDLRRDRMQRNLRMRHNALLFTRNFFSAHGFIEVETPFLTKSTPEGARDYLVPSRVNKGHFYALPQSPQIFKQILMVAGFDRYVQIVKCFRDEDLRADRQPEFTQLDLEMSFITEDDVLGLIEEYLAGLFWAILGIKLEVPFPRITYAEAMRRFGSDKPDLRIPFEIVDLGEIFSKGGIGAFKDVLSRGGVVRGLLLPGGASLSRRELTEWETWAKGLGAGGLAHFQFKDGAFKGPLTKQIDEETRAALISDAGLRDGDALFVLASDEAAASKILGELRLKLAEAYGHVDESRWAFLWVVDFPLFEWSEEEGRWTSVHHPFTAPKAEDIPLLESKPQLARSRAYDIVLNGIEVGGGSIRIHDPATQEKVFAALSLSPEEAKERFGFLLDALASGAPPHGGIALGLDRLTMLLSKNSSIREVIAFPKTQKAQCLLTGAPSPVDPGQLDELGIKVEAGPEEGAESEAAS, encoded by the coding sequence ATGGCATTTCAATATCAATTCGACCGGCAGTGGAAGCGCACGGTTTATTGCGGCAGTATATGCGAGGCTCATTGCGATAAAGAAGTGGTGATAAACGGTTGGGTGCGGAGGAGGAGAGACCTCGGAGGTCTTGTATTCCTCGAGATGTGGGACCATACGGGCCTCGTTCAAGTGATCTTCGATCCAGAAGCCAGCCCGGAGGTTTTCGAGAGGACGAAGGGATTGCGCGCCGAGTACGTGCTCGCCATCAGAGGCAAGGTGCGCAGGCGCCCTCCGGGCACAGAAAACCCCAAGCTCGCCACAGGGATGTGGGAGGTGGAGGCGAGAGACTTTTCGCTCCTCTCTCCCGCCGCGTTGCCTCCTTTCGATATGAACGAAGTCGATAAGGTCGACGAAAACCTGAGGCTTCGCTTCCGTTATTTGGATTTGAGACGGGACAGGATGCAGCGCAATCTGCGGATGAGACACAACGCCTTGCTCTTCACCAGGAACTTCTTTTCCGCACACGGCTTTATAGAGGTGGAGACGCCGTTTTTGACCAAATCGACTCCGGAAGGGGCCAGGGACTATCTCGTGCCCAGCCGCGTCAATAAGGGTCACTTCTACGCCTTGCCGCAGTCGCCTCAGATATTCAAACAGATCCTCATGGTGGCCGGATTCGACCGCTACGTCCAAATAGTCAAATGCTTCCGCGACGAGGATCTCAGGGCAGATAGGCAACCGGAGTTCACACAGCTGGATCTGGAGATGAGCTTCATCACAGAGGATGACGTTTTGGGCCTTATAGAGGAATATTTGGCCGGCCTCTTTTGGGCGATTTTGGGCATTAAGCTCGAGGTGCCTTTCCCGAGGATAACTTACGCCGAGGCGATGAGGCGTTTCGGCAGCGATAAGCCAGATTTGCGCATACCCTTTGAGATCGTCGACTTGGGGGAAATATTCTCGAAGGGCGGCATCGGCGCCTTTAAAGACGTTTTGAGCCGTGGAGGGGTTGTGCGCGGGTTGCTCCTGCCGGGAGGTGCTTCTCTTTCCCGCAGGGAATTGACGGAGTGGGAGACGTGGGCCAAGGGCCTCGGAGCGGGAGGCCTCGCTCACTTCCAATTCAAGGACGGCGCCTTTAAGGGGCCGTTGACTAAACAGATCGACGAGGAAACCCGGGCGGCGCTGATAAGTGATGCGGGTTTGCGCGACGGGGACGCGCTCTTCGTTTTGGCCTCCGATGAAGCTGCAGCGAGCAAGATCTTGGGTGAATTGCGCCTCAAACTCGCTGAGGCTTACGGCCACGTCGACGAATCCAGATGGGCTTTCCTGTGGGTGGTGGATTTTCCCCTCTTCGAATGGAGCGAAGAGGAGGGCCGCTGGACGTCCGTGCACCATCCGTTCACGGCGCCCAAAGCCGAGGACATTCCGCTCTTGGAGTCGAAACCGCAACTCGCCCGATCGCGGGCTTACGATATCGTGCTGAATGGCATAGAGGTAGGGGGCGGCTCTATCCGCATCCACGATCCCGCCACTCAAGAAAAGGTCTTTGCGGCGCTTTCGCTTTCGCCGGAGGAGGCCAAAGAGCGCTTCGGCTTCCTGTTGGATGCGCTCGCCAGCGGTGCACCGCCCCACGGAGGCATAGCGCTGGGATTGGATCGCCTGACCATGCTCCTCTCTAAAAACTCGTCCATCAGAGAGGTTATCGCCTTCCCGAAGACGCAGAAGGCCCAGTGCCTCCTCACGGGAGCGCCTTCGCCTGTGGATCCCGGGCAACTCGATGAGCTCGGGATAAAGGTTGAAGCAGGGCCCGAGGAGGGTGCCGAAAGTGAGGCGGCTTCTTGA
- a CDS encoding glycosyltransferase family 9 protein, translating into MRILVIKTGETELLVDSPKEAISLGEAFRSGVILSRLLKRHRIFWVGPEALKSLWPHHPHLTILSADALWPDADAVINLERVGRWAVRASRVPAKGFFLDSDSCWKTRPCVGALEEMLKDPALRRMNRRPHPFWLFALCGLKWRGERYWSYRRLERTRKKPLVGFNFRVGKRWPEKAWPLSRWKELEEELEVFGFEISWQPQGSIEGYREWIRELDAVVSSDSLGLHLAIGMGVPAVGLFAPTFKQEVPKYGLGIWLDDPRGMCHEPARVCRALRSLIKKRYYLNGDAS; encoded by the coding sequence ATGCGCATCCTGGTGATAAAGACAGGGGAGACTGAACTCCTCGTCGATTCGCCTAAAGAAGCGATCTCCCTGGGCGAGGCTTTTCGCTCAGGCGTTATACTGTCCAGACTTTTGAAGCGTCATCGCATCTTTTGGGTGGGGCCGGAGGCGTTGAAGAGCCTCTGGCCCCACCATCCGCATCTTACGATCCTGAGCGCCGATGCCCTGTGGCCAGACGCTGACGCTGTTATAAACCTCGAGAGGGTTGGGCGATGGGCCGTCAGGGCATCTCGTGTGCCGGCGAAGGGATTTTTCCTCGATAGCGACAGCTGTTGGAAGACTCGCCCGTGCGTCGGCGCGCTCGAAGAGATGCTCAAAGACCCTGCGCTCAGGAGGATGAATCGCAGGCCTCATCCGTTTTGGCTCTTCGCGCTTTGCGGTCTCAAGTGGCGGGGTGAAAGGTATTGGAGTTATCGTCGCCTTGAGCGCACGCGGAAGAAGCCTCTTGTGGGGTTTAACTTCAGAGTGGGCAAGCGGTGGCCGGAAAAGGCATGGCCTCTATCGCGTTGGAAAGAGCTGGAGGAGGAGCTCGAAGTTTTCGGGTTTGAAATCTCCTGGCAACCACAGGGAAGCATCGAAGGGTACAGAGAGTGGATCAGGGAGCTCGATGCCGTAGTGTCTTCAGACAGCTTGGGCCTGCATTTGGCCATAGGCATGGGTGTGCCAGCAGTCGGCCTTTTTGCCCCTACCTTTAAGCAGGAGGTCCCAAAATATGGTCTTGGTATATGGCTCGACGACCCGAGAGGGATGTGCCACGAGCCGGCTCGCGTTTGTCGAGCCTTGCGCAGCCTTATCAAGAAGCGCTATTATTTAAACGGAGATGCCTCATGA
- a CDS encoding metal-dependent hydrolase, protein MVSVTYLGHSAFHMKAEGINALIDPFLSGNPKASAGKGEFAAVNYIFVTHGHGDHLGDTIDIAKKCDATVVTNFELCHYLVGKGVKCNPMHVGGRARFPFGRVKLTPAWHGSGIEEGEKMLYGGTPCGFLIEVEGKKLYHAGDTGLTVEMQLLADEGIDVALLPIGGNFVMDVEDAAKAVKMIKPKTAIPIHYGTFPAIDADPEEFKRLVSGVCKVVILQPGERLEF, encoded by the coding sequence ATGGTTAGTGTTACCTATTTGGGCCATTCGGCATTTCATATGAAAGCCGAAGGTATCAATGCCCTGATCGACCCGTTCCTTTCGGGCAATCCCAAGGCCTCGGCCGGCAAGGGGGAATTCGCTGCCGTGAACTACATCTTCGTGACCCACGGCCACGGCGATCACCTGGGCGATACCATAGACATAGCGAAGAAATGCGACGCCACGGTGGTGACGAACTTCGAGCTCTGCCATTACCTGGTTGGCAAGGGGGTTAAATGTAACCCTATGCACGTGGGAGGGAGAGCGCGCTTCCCCTTCGGCAGGGTCAAACTCACGCCGGCGTGGCATGGTTCTGGCATAGAAGAGGGCGAAAAGATGCTCTACGGCGGGACGCCCTGTGGCTTTTTGATCGAGGTGGAGGGGAAGAAGCTCTACCATGCTGGCGATACGGGGCTGACAGTGGAGATGCAGCTTTTGGCCGATGAGGGTATCGATGTGGCGCTCCTGCCCATAGGGGGAAACTTCGTCATGGACGTGGAGGATGCTGCCAAGGCCGTCAAGATGATAAAGCCAAAGACAGCAATCCCGATACACTATGGGACCTTTCCCGCGATAGATGCGGATCCTGAAGAGTTCAAGCGCCTCGTGTCCGGAGTGTGTAAGGTCGTTATACTTCAGCCGGGTGAAAGATTGGAGTTTTAG
- the galT gene encoding galactose-1-phosphate uridylyltransferase, with amino-acid sequence MSDKSTLRRNITTGRWVIYAPSRGHRPRDFAKEDRERRALPSHDQNCPFCPGNEKALLGILYQMPSDDPPGWKTRVVPNKFPALTVDGNPERKSDGIYLYMEGHGEHEVIIESPRHDIDIAAMSPQEALAVVKTYSSRYRHLRSFHKNMMIILFRNHGPTAGTSLIHPHSQIIVTSFVPQHVRLREVIAQRYYDTWGRCLYCDIAKQETSDGRRLVAENDHFLTFVPFSAEVPFETWIMPKAHQADFGDISEEEEESLSAALQNALRSLREKLGDPDYNFVINSSPQYRGGEPHLHWHLTIMPRLTTPAGFEIGSGVAINPSLPEVDAAFLRS; translated from the coding sequence GTGTCGGATAAAAGTACCTTGCGACGTAATATAACTACCGGAAGGTGGGTCATATACGCCCCATCTCGAGGACATCGCCCTCGTGATTTTGCAAAGGAAGACAGAGAGAGGCGCGCCCTTCCCTCGCACGATCAAAATTGCCCTTTTTGTCCTGGCAACGAAAAAGCCCTGCTCGGCATCCTTTATCAAATGCCCTCCGACGATCCTCCGGGCTGGAAAACCAGGGTGGTGCCCAACAAATTCCCGGCCCTCACCGTCGACGGAAACCCCGAGAGGAAAAGCGACGGGATATACCTTTACATGGAAGGACACGGGGAGCATGAGGTGATAATAGAAAGCCCTCGTCACGATATAGATATAGCTGCCATGTCACCGCAAGAAGCGCTCGCAGTGGTAAAAACCTATTCCAGCCGCTACAGGCACCTCAGGAGCTTTCATAAAAATATGATGATCATCCTCTTTCGGAACCACGGTCCCACCGCCGGCACCTCGCTGATCCATCCACATTCGCAGATAATCGTGACCAGCTTCGTCCCGCAACACGTCCGCCTGCGGGAGGTCATCGCCCAACGATATTACGACACATGGGGCAGGTGCTTGTATTGCGACATCGCAAAGCAAGAAACAAGCGACGGGCGTCGCCTCGTAGCCGAGAATGACCACTTTCTCACTTTTGTGCCCTTCTCGGCAGAAGTGCCGTTCGAAACGTGGATAATGCCCAAGGCGCACCAGGCAGACTTCGGGGATATATCGGAGGAAGAAGAGGAGAGCCTTTCGGCGGCGCTTCAGAATGCCCTCCGTTCGCTTAGAGAAAAGCTCGGCGACCCGGATTACAACTTCGTCATCAACAGCTCTCCGCAATACCGCGGGGGCGAGCCTCATCTTCACTGGCACCTCACGATAATGCCGCGCCTCACCACCCCCGCGGGTTTTGAGATCGGCTCCGGGGTCGCTATAAACCCATCGCTGCCCGAGGTCGATGCCGCTTTTTTGCGCTCCTAA
- a CDS encoding MurR/RpiR family transcriptional regulator, which yields MDSSQLQTLFQEKMETMPNKARRVVEYLLSHMREAAFQSIAEVAQELQVSKAQLVRVARMLGFKGYTELKLALQEAILEQVNPAAMLAKVIESKETLPEKILQIEHANLDDTWRLLTEEKISRFIELVPKATTIYCLGWGISSLVAESLHMRLRVMGLNGTLMKRGSLSLTEQTRAIRKDDMLIVCELPSYVAEVTEVTERSAVQGAVVVTITDSPAAPVCRHASLSFFVTAASPTFGSSILSPLFLVHVLTSVLATNLGDSARKALEEQAQYLHDRRIFHPVFGLKY from the coding sequence ATGGACAGCTCTCAGCTCCAGACCTTGTTTCAGGAAAAGATGGAAACGATGCCCAACAAGGCGCGGCGCGTAGTGGAGTACCTGCTCTCTCATATGAGGGAGGCGGCCTTCCAGTCGATAGCCGAGGTCGCTCAGGAGCTCCAGGTCTCGAAGGCGCAGCTGGTGCGCGTAGCCAGGATGCTCGGCTTCAAGGGATATACGGAGCTCAAGCTGGCACTGCAGGAGGCAATACTGGAACAGGTAAACCCCGCTGCAATGCTGGCCAAGGTGATCGAAAGCAAAGAGACCCTCCCCGAAAAGATCCTGCAAATAGAGCACGCCAACCTGGACGACACGTGGCGACTCCTCACTGAAGAAAAAATCTCCCGATTCATAGAACTCGTCCCCAAAGCGACTACGATATACTGCCTCGGCTGGGGCATATCTTCCCTCGTAGCCGAGTCGCTCCACATGCGGTTACGGGTGATGGGGCTGAACGGCACTCTCATGAAGCGCGGCTCTTTGAGCCTCACGGAACAAACCCGCGCTATAAGAAAAGATGACATGTTGATCGTCTGCGAGCTGCCCAGCTATGTGGCAGAGGTAACGGAAGTGACGGAACGGTCTGCCGTTCAAGGCGCCGTCGTGGTAACCATCACGGACAGCCCAGCGGCGCCGGTCTGCCGTCATGCTTCACTCTCGTTTTTCGTGACCGCGGCGAGCCCCACCTTCGGGAGCAGTATATTGAGCCCGCTCTTTTTGGTGCACGTCTTGACATCGGTGCTGGCCACCAATTTGGGCGATAGCGCGCGCAAGGCGCTGGAGGAACAAGCCCAATATCTGCACGACCGGCGCATATTCCACCCGGTCTTCGGCCTCAAATATTGA
- a CDS encoding NAD(P)H-dependent oxidoreductase → MKVIAINGSPRKKWNTATLLEHALKGAASSGAETKMVHLYDLNYKGCISCFACKLKGGESFGRCAVKDDLAPVLNEINEANALILGSPVYFGDVTGEMRSFLERLFFSKPIYEPDILSALPKKVRTAWIYTMNLTEELAKEMGYERMFKNNEALLERFFGPCESLMCYDTLQFDDYSKYAARKFDEKAKRKRHEEVFPKDCERAFELGVRLAK, encoded by the coding sequence GTGAAAGTCATCGCGATTAACGGAAGTCCGAGGAAAAAGTGGAACACTGCTACCTTGCTTGAACATGCCCTTAAAGGAGCCGCCTCATCGGGTGCTGAAACGAAAATGGTCCACCTTTACGACCTCAACTACAAAGGCTGCATAAGCTGTTTTGCATGCAAACTAAAAGGGGGCGAAAGTTTTGGAAGGTGCGCTGTAAAAGACGACCTTGCTCCTGTTTTAAACGAAATAAATGAGGCGAATGCTCTTATCTTGGGATCTCCTGTCTATTTTGGCGATGTTACGGGAGAGATGAGGTCTTTCCTGGAACGGCTCTTTTTTTCTAAACCGATATATGAACCAGATATATTAAGCGCGCTGCCTAAAAAAGTTCGCACTGCCTGGATTTACACTATGAACCTGACGGAAGAGCTCGCAAAAGAGATGGGCTATGAGAGGATGTTTAAAAATAACGAGGCTCTCCTTGAGAGATTTTTCGGCCCGTGCGAATCGCTAATGTGTTATGATACACTGCAATTTGACGACTATTCCAAATATGCCGCAAGAAAATTTGACGAAAAAGCAAAAAGGAAGCGCCACGAGGAAGTATTCCCAAAAGACTGCGAGAGGGCCTTCGAGTTGGGTGTAAGGCTTGCAAAATAA
- a CDS encoding cyclase family protein: MSKRRRYIVVLVAIMSLIVGIATLADAEYKAVNKGDALDLSVLLSQQHPCWWPGHAEYVRYDYRVIGPGAFRTHVTIIDEHTGTHFDAAPHFVPPPASGLPHATAYGVVTGEKIPIWQFVGEACVIDVTSILDNASPGYSPEITPDMVEKWEKEHRPLGEGDVVIFYSGYSDKYYKPLPEGRRLVADPLAGKAPGWPSPSIECIKYLLSKGVKHVATDGASMGHSDSRAAAVHWEGLGGGMIFTELLSGVGSVPNGSFFAFLPVKTEGSSGGPGRAVAIVDKELSASLNDSAKKAKIADLSVTLAPDLPCWWPGAGVGDYSYIYMVAPFNDWTGFRGPYLTRAHIFDAHTGTHFDSPTHFLPDPGFDDNAYNDFVKGVLADYNAKYGPRPTSSVYAADVPVEEMMGPARIIDVTDLIGTTKPSEWPKSPAITVDQIKRHEELYGPIEKGEVVLFKTGHDDRYYLPFPYGDKCAADPLNGKSEGWPAPTAEAMIYLAEKGVKCVGIDAPSMGAVTSKEAIQTHWAGLSRGINYVEFLTNLGDLPPKGAFFIFGPLKEEGGKGANGRAIAILP; the protein is encoded by the coding sequence ATGTCCAAAAGGCGCAGATATATAGTGGTCCTGGTAGCTATTATGAGCTTAATTGTGGGTATAGCTACGCTTGCAGATGCAGAATATAAGGCTGTTAATAAAGGTGACGCTTTAGACTTGAGTGTGCTACTCTCGCAACAACATCCATGCTGGTGGCCTGGTCATGCTGAGTATGTACGATACGATTATCGAGTAATCGGTCCAGGAGCTTTCAGGACACATGTGACGATAATAGACGAACATACGGGCACGCACTTTGACGCGGCGCCTCATTTTGTACCGCCACCAGCCAGTGGATTGCCCCATGCTACAGCGTATGGCGTAGTCACAGGTGAAAAGATTCCGATTTGGCAGTTTGTCGGTGAGGCATGTGTAATAGATGTAACCAGCATATTGGACAATGCTTCTCCCGGGTATAGTCCTGAAATCACCCCAGACATGGTGGAAAAGTGGGAGAAAGAGCATCGCCCTCTCGGTGAAGGCGACGTAGTGATATTTTATTCTGGGTATAGCGATAAGTATTACAAACCGCTGCCTGAGGGCAGAAGGTTGGTCGCTGACCCCTTAGCGGGCAAAGCTCCTGGGTGGCCCTCCCCCTCCATTGAATGCATTAAATACCTTCTTTCAAAGGGCGTAAAGCACGTGGCAACGGACGGTGCATCCATGGGCCACAGCGACTCGCGGGCAGCGGCTGTCCATTGGGAAGGCCTTGGAGGAGGCATGATATTTACCGAACTATTGAGCGGAGTGGGAAGTGTCCCCAATGGTTCCTTCTTTGCCTTTCTTCCAGTAAAAACGGAGGGCTCAAGCGGTGGTCCGGGCAGAGCTGTAGCTATCGTGGACAAGGAGCTATCAGCATCGCTCAATGACTCTGCCAAAAAAGCCAAGATAGCGGATCTTTCGGTCACGCTTGCCCCAGACCTCCCTTGCTGGTGGCCAGGTGCAGGAGTCGGCGATTACTCATACATTTATATGGTGGCGCCGTTCAATGATTGGACAGGCTTCCGTGGTCCATATTTGACCAGAGCACACATATTTGACGCTCACACTGGTACGCACTTCGATTCACCTACACATTTTCTGCCTGACCCAGGCTTTGATGACAACGCTTATAATGATTTTGTGAAAGGCGTGTTGGCTGATTACAACGCCAAGTATGGGCCTCGTCCTACGAGCTCGGTTTATGCAGCAGATGTGCCCGTAGAGGAAATGATGGGACCAGCCAGGATTATAGATGTCACCGACTTGATAGGGACGACAAAACCCTCAGAGTGGCCCAAGAGCCCCGCAATAACGGTAGATCAAATCAAAAGACACGAGGAGTTATATGGCCCAATAGAAAAGGGAGAGGTCGTGCTCTTTAAGACCGGGCATGATGATCGATATTATCTACCCTTCCCCTATGGTGACAAATGCGCAGCCGATCCTTTGAACGGGAAGTCGGAGGGATGGCCTGCTCCTACCGCTGAAGCGATGATCTACTTAGCCGAGAAAGGCGTTAAGTGCGTTGGCATAGATGCTCCAAGTATGGGCGCTGTAACCAGCAAAGAAGCGATACAAACACACTGGGCCGGGCTAAGCAGAGGGATAAACTATGTAGAGTTTTTGACGAATCTCGGTGACCTACCGCCTAAGGGTGCCTTCTTCATCTTTGGACCATTGAAAGAGGAAGGAGGAAAGGGAGCTAACGGCAGAGCTATAGCTATTTTACCATAA
- a CDS encoding sodium:solute symporter family protein, with protein sequence MERWIIGTAILFLWVVVMIAVTWLSTKYRRLSVTDYATTGGALGLLTLFLTYSATYHSSYAFMGTTGAIYTHGIGWWNNIHWTVMPGIFLWILGKRVWALGRKRGYLSIGQFTAGVYESGGASAKILGLLVAVISIVFVIPYTAMQALGISYLFQIVSDGRIGFTQGLIIFIFLMVFITWLGGMRGVAWTDTVQGIFMLVAMWLGGYMVVSSAFGSILNTFAEGVKIAPDAFSLPGLKGAYTYRFWVSQWATITIGMIAMPHIFIRYFAGKSLHVLKWSAVFSSLYLTFLYIFVPAVGIVAKLVYPSTTNPDMLFPELLLRYTPFALAAFAIAGAMAAALSTADSQLHAASSVFTVDVYKPYFKRDADERHLYHVDRAFVLIFGVICAWIAFQKPGLFLNILQMTNSGTAAMAPVIFLPLFWEKSNAKAALIAVIVGELIVLFTTFILPNPLGILSGLWGLLGSTALFVGLSLIFKGEASVKATVKELKALFVE encoded by the coding sequence ATGGAAAGGTGGATAATTGGCACGGCAATACTTTTTCTTTGGGTCGTTGTAATGATAGCGGTTACTTGGCTAAGCACAAAATACAGGCGCCTCTCTGTGACTGACTACGCAACAACGGGCGGCGCTCTCGGGCTTTTGACACTGTTTTTGACATACAGCGCTACCTATCACAGTTCTTACGCCTTTATGGGTACAACCGGGGCTATATATACCCATGGAATCGGCTGGTGGAACAACATACACTGGACGGTAATGCCCGGCATTTTTCTTTGGATACTTGGCAAAAGGGTTTGGGCGCTGGGCAGAAAGCGCGGGTATCTTTCTATCGGGCAGTTCACCGCCGGAGTATACGAAAGCGGAGGCGCAAGCGCTAAGATATTGGGTCTTTTGGTCGCCGTAATTTCTATAGTATTCGTCATTCCCTACACTGCCATGCAGGCTTTAGGAATATCTTATCTGTTTCAAATTGTAAGCGATGGGCGCATAGGCTTTACCCAAGGGCTCATAATATTTATCTTTTTAATGGTCTTTATCACTTGGCTCGGGGGCATGCGCGGCGTAGCCTGGACCGACACTGTCCAAGGCATTTTCATGCTCGTTGCAATGTGGTTAGGCGGGTATATGGTGGTTTCTTCTGCCTTCGGCAGCATACTCAACACGTTCGCAGAAGGAGTAAAAATTGCGCCAGACGCATTCTCGCTCCCTGGTTTAAAGGGGGCATACACTTACCGCTTTTGGGTGTCCCAGTGGGCTACCATCACGATAGGAATGATAGCGATGCCACACATATTCATTCGCTATTTCGCCGGAAAATCCTTACATGTGCTCAAGTGGTCAGCGGTCTTTTCCTCTCTCTATCTTACGTTCCTCTATATTTTTGTGCCTGCGGTGGGGATAGTCGCTAAATTAGTTTATCCAAGCACTACAAATCCGGATATGCTTTTCCCCGAGCTGCTGCTGCGATATACACCTTTCGCATTGGCGGCTTTCGCTATAGCCGGTGCAATGGCAGCAGCCTTATCTACGGCAGATTCACAACTTCACGCAGCCAGCAGCGTTTTCACTGTTGACGTTTACAAGCCTTATTTCAAACGCGACGCAGACGAGCGGCATCTATACCACGTAGATCGCGCCTTTGTATTGATATTTGGCGTCATTTGCGCCTGGATAGCCTTTCAAAAGCCAGGCTTATTCTTGAACATACTGCAGATGACCAATAGCGGGACCGCCGCAATGGCCCCGGTGATTTTCTTGCCGCTATTTTGGGAGAAGTCCAACGCCAAAGCCGCCTTAATCGCTGTGATAGTGGGCGAGCTTATCGTGCTATTTACCACTTTTATACTGCCAAACCCGCTCGGAATACTATCGGGGTTATGGGGATTACTCGGGTCAACGGCACTCTTCGTCGGTCTTTCGTTAATATTTAAAGGTGAAGCCTCGGTCAAGGCGACAGTTAAAGAACTAAAGGCGTTGTTTGTCGAATAA
- a CDS encoding creatininase family protein, protein MTTKLQEMTWEDVKEYLSHDERIMIPVGSTEQHGAFAPLGTDTIVALSLAEDAASKTGVLVTPPLWFGWSPHHMVLPGTITIRPAVLSELLFDVIRSLHAHGFRKFVVINGHRIVNIPWMQIAASQAQEELKVKVAIFDPAYMSKEVAKNLGFGKVGHAEEIEISHMLYKKPELIKKDKIAHDHVPPEKNLYYIDPADARDTLCYVPSTLEDQKRLVEATGDAISGRPSQASAEKGKLYHEHLVNRLVMVLKEF, encoded by the coding sequence ATGACGACGAAACTGCAAGAAATGACGTGGGAAGACGTTAAGGAATATCTCTCGCACGACGAACGAATCATGATTCCCGTCGGTAGCACCGAACAACATGGCGCATTTGCGCCCTTAGGGACCGATACCATCGTCGCTTTATCCTTAGCTGAGGACGCGGCAAGCAAGACCGGCGTTTTGGTAACTCCTCCGCTGTGGTTCGGATGGAGTCCGCACCACATGGTTTTGCCTGGCACCATTACGATTAGGCCGGCGGTATTATCGGAGCTCTTGTTCGATGTGATTCGGTCATTGCACGCTCATGGCTTTCGTAAATTCGTCGTGATAAACGGGCATAGGATAGTAAACATTCCTTGGATGCAGATAGCAGCCTCTCAAGCGCAAGAAGAGCTCAAGGTGAAAGTGGCAATTTTCGATCCCGCCTACATGAGCAAGGAAGTTGCGAAAAATCTCGGCTTCGGCAAAGTCGGCCACGCCGAAGAAATCGAGATATCGCACATGCTTTACAAAAAACCTGAACTTATAAAAAAAGACAAAATTGCTCACGACCACGTCCCGCCGGAAAAAAATCTATATTACATAGACCCTGCCGATGCGCGCGACACGTTGTGCTATGTTCCAAGCACCTTAGAAGATCAAAAAAGGTTGGTCGAAGCTACTGGTGATGCCATCTCTGGAAGACCTTCTCAGGCTTCCGCAGAAAAAGGGAAACTCTATCATGAACATTTAGTAAATAGATTGGTAATGGTATTAAAAGAATTTTAA